From Erwinia pyri, a single genomic window includes:
- a CDS encoding efflux transporter outer membrane subunit has translation MNVSPLFLRSRLSVVLTALALSACSVGPDYQAPKPVMPGSFNNIQSGSGSNPQATVTNPSWWKSFNDPQLDSLIDRAIAGNLSLQQAVLRIAGSRQQLNQARGAWLPSVNGNLSAQRQQLGIKGELESNGVYNQANQVDPEISSALNELTQPVALYQGSFDASWELDLWGKVRRQVEMADARQQESVESRNDALVSLEAEVARTYLQLRGAQSVSQTVQTQIEVAQQTLDLTQSQQRNGLAPQMNVENARAQLHSLRAQLPQYESQIHQALNGLAVLTGKPPGALDSELMANKALPPLPEVVPVGLPSTLARRRPDVRQAEAQLHAATASIGVSVAQLFPDLSLTGQFGMRNTDVSYLDNWSSHFYSFGPSVSIPIFQGGRLVSSVKLARAEQASAALGYRQTVLTALQDVENALVSYRTDQQRVEGLDQTAEALQNAFTLANDSYRQGLSSFIDALDAQRQLAQAKQQAAQARVQSSLDLVALYKALGGGWELYQNVQMPDYSVFGPAEQADKPIQ, from the coding sequence ATGAACGTTTCCCCTCTTTTCCTGCGTTCGCGGCTTAGCGTGGTGCTGACCGCGCTGGCGCTGTCGGCCTGCTCCGTCGGGCCTGATTATCAGGCGCCAAAGCCTGTGATGCCGGGATCGTTTAACAATATTCAATCCGGCAGCGGTTCCAATCCTCAGGCGACGGTGACCAACCCGAGCTGGTGGAAATCATTTAACGATCCTCAGCTGGACAGCCTGATCGATCGCGCCATTGCCGGAAACCTGAGCCTGCAGCAGGCTGTGCTGCGCATTGCCGGTTCACGTCAGCAACTGAATCAGGCGCGCGGTGCCTGGCTACCCTCGGTTAACGGCAATCTTTCTGCTCAACGCCAACAGTTGGGGATCAAAGGCGAGCTGGAGTCCAACGGCGTCTATAACCAGGCAAATCAGGTAGACCCGGAGATCAGCTCCGCGCTGAACGAACTGACGCAGCCCGTTGCGCTCTATCAGGGCAGTTTTGATGCCTCCTGGGAGCTGGATTTATGGGGCAAAGTGCGTCGCCAGGTTGAGATGGCCGACGCGCGGCAGCAGGAGTCGGTAGAGAGCCGCAACGATGCGCTGGTTTCGCTTGAGGCGGAAGTCGCCAGGACCTATCTGCAGCTTCGCGGCGCGCAATCCGTCAGCCAGACGGTGCAAACGCAGATTGAGGTCGCACAGCAGACGCTGGATTTGACCCAGAGCCAGCAGCGCAATGGCCTGGCTCCACAGATGAATGTGGAGAATGCTCGTGCTCAGCTCCATTCACTGCGCGCACAGCTACCGCAATATGAGTCGCAAATTCATCAGGCGCTGAATGGCCTGGCCGTGCTGACGGGCAAACCGCCCGGCGCGCTGGATAGTGAGCTGATGGCGAACAAAGCGTTGCCGCCATTGCCTGAGGTGGTGCCGGTCGGGCTGCCTTCCACGCTGGCGAGGCGCAGACCGGATGTCCGCCAGGCGGAAGCCCAGCTGCACGCCGCTACCGCCAGCATCGGCGTCTCGGTAGCGCAGCTCTTCCCGGACCTTTCCCTCACCGGCCAGTTCGGCATGCGCAATACCGACGTCAGCTATCTTGATAACTGGAGCAGCCATTTCTACAGCTTCGGTCCTTCAGTCTCCATCCCGATTTTCCAGGGCGGCCGGCTGGTTTCCAGCGTTAAGCTGGCCAGGGCCGAGCAGGCCAGCGCCGCTCTGGGCTATCGCCAGACCGTGCTGACGGCTCTGCAGGATGTGGAGAACGCACTGGTCAGCTATCGCACCGATCAGCAACGGGTTGAGGGGCTGGATCAAACCGCGGAGGCGCTGCAGAACGCCTTTACGCTGGCGAACGACAGCTACAGACAGGGACTCTCTTCGTTTATTGATGCGCTGGATGCGCAGCGACAGCTGGCACAGGCGAAGCAGCAGGCAGCCCAGGCAAGGGTGCAAAGCAGCCTGGACCTGGTGGCGCTCTACAAGGCGCTGGGCGGCGGCTGGGAACTCTATCAAAACGTGCAGATGCCGGACTATTCGGTGTTTGGACCTGCTGAACAGGCGGATAAGCCGATTCAGTAG
- a CDS encoding sugar porter family MFS transporter, translating to MAKEQYISPSRASGPNSETPTEPFVKVIAVIATLGGLLFGYDTGVISGALLFMGNELHLTPFTTGLVTSSLLFGAAFGALFAGHFAAAAGRRKIIIILAVIFAAGALGTSLAPDVHWMIFFRLVLGVAVGGAAATVPVYIAEIAPANKRGQLVTLQELMIVSGQMLAYISNAGFNAAWGGESTWRWMLAIATIPAVALWFGMMFMPDTPRWYAMKGRLAEARKVLERTRAKGDVEWEMTEIEETLTEDENRAPPSLRELKKPWLFKLFLIGVGVAVIQQLSGVNTIMYYAPTMLKAVGMSTDAALFATIANGAISVLMTFVGIWLLGKIGRRTMTMIGQFGCTACLLFIGAVSYLMPETINGEVDVFRGYLVLLGMLMFLSFQQGALSPVTWLLLSEIFPTRLRGIFMGGAVFAMWIANFLISLAFPVLLATVGLSGAFFIFAFVGLFGAVFVIKCVPETRNRSLEQIEHYLHDWLSDDVETRPMPAPKRELESH from the coding sequence ATGGCAAAAGAACAGTACATTAGCCCCAGTCGGGCCTCTGGCCCCAACAGTGAGACCCCAACCGAACCCTTTGTAAAAGTCATCGCCGTTATCGCCACGCTGGGCGGCCTGCTGTTTGGTTATGACACCGGGGTAATTTCCGGTGCGCTGCTGTTTATGGGGAATGAGCTGCATTTAACGCCGTTCACCACCGGCCTGGTCACCAGCTCTCTGCTGTTTGGCGCAGCGTTTGGCGCGCTCTTCGCTGGTCATTTCGCTGCTGCTGCCGGGCGCAGGAAAATCATCATTATCCTTGCGGTGATCTTCGCCGCCGGGGCGTTAGGAACTTCACTGGCACCGGATGTGCACTGGATGATTTTCTTCCGCCTGGTACTGGGCGTTGCCGTGGGTGGCGCCGCTGCCACGGTGCCGGTCTATATTGCGGAAATTGCCCCGGCCAATAAACGCGGACAGCTGGTAACGCTGCAGGAATTAATGATCGTTTCCGGCCAGATGCTGGCTTATATCTCCAACGCCGGGTTTAACGCGGCGTGGGGCGGCGAAAGCACCTGGCGCTGGATGCTGGCCATCGCCACTATTCCTGCCGTAGCGCTCTGGTTCGGCATGATGTTTATGCCCGATACGCCACGCTGGTATGCGATGAAAGGACGGCTGGCTGAGGCGCGTAAAGTGCTGGAACGCACGCGCGCCAAAGGCGACGTGGAGTGGGAGATGACCGAAATTGAGGAGACGCTCACGGAAGATGAAAACAGAGCGCCGCCCAGCCTGCGTGAGCTGAAAAAGCCCTGGCTGTTTAAGCTGTTCCTGATTGGTGTGGGCGTGGCGGTCATTCAGCAACTCTCCGGCGTTAACACCATTATGTATTACGCTCCCACTATGCTGAAGGCCGTGGGGATGAGTACCGATGCGGCGCTGTTCGCTACTATCGCTAACGGCGCTATCTCGGTACTGATGACTTTTGTGGGTATCTGGCTGCTGGGGAAAATTGGGCGTCGCACGATGACCATGATCGGCCAGTTCGGCTGTACCGCCTGCCTGCTGTTTATCGGCGCCGTAAGCTACCTGATGCCGGAAACGATTAACGGTGAAGTTGACGTCTTCCGTGGCTACCTGGTGCTGCTGGGTATGCTGATGTTTCTGAGCTTCCAGCAGGGCGCGCTCTCTCCTGTTACCTGGCTGCTGCTGTCAGAAATCTTCCCGACGCGCCTGCGCGGCATCTTTATGGGCGGTGCCGTTTTCGCCATGTGGATCGCCAACTTCCTTATTTCACTCGCCTTCCCGGTGCTTCTGGCGACGGTGGGGCTGTCAGGTGCCTTCTTTATCTTCGCCTTTGTCGGGCTTTTCGGGGCGGTCTTCGTGATCAAATGCGTACCGGAAACCCGTAACCGCAGCCTGGAACAGATTGAACATTACCTGCACGACTGGCTGAGCGATGATGTGGAAACCCGGCCGATGCCGGCGCCAAAACGTGAGCTGGAAAGCCATTAA